A section of the Oryza sativa Japonica Group chromosome 1, ASM3414082v1 genome encodes:
- the LOC4327828 gene encoding polyamine oxidase 1-like translates to MVAKKPRVVVVGAGISGLAAAHRLCGAGGDRFEVAVVEAGDRVGGRILTSEFAGHRVEMGATWVQGVVGSPVYALARDAGALGEEEGRGLPYERMDGFPDRVLTVAEGGEVVDADTVAGPIEELYRGMMEAARAGEAGGGGGVEEYLRRGLRAYQAARSAGGGGGGGKELEEVDEALLAMHINRERTDTSADDLGDLDLTAEGEYRDFPGEHVTIPGGYSRVVERLAAALPPGTVRLGLRLRRLKWGGTPVRLHFADGAPPLTADHVILTVSLGVLKASLGNKDTAGVGAAAIAFDPPLPPFKREAVARLGFGVVNKLFMEVEAVAPSEPEDVAGVQPAAAGFPFLHMAFRGHVSKIPWWMRGTESICPVHAGSTVALAWFAGREAAHLESLPDDDVIRGAHATLDSFLPAAPRWRVRRIKRSGWATDPLFLGSYSYVAVGSSGDDLDRMAEPLPRGPDAAADERPPSPRLLFAGEATHRTHYSTTHAAYLSGVREANRLLQHYRGGANHTT, encoded by the coding sequence ATGGTGGCGAAGAAGCCGAGGGTTGTGGTGGTGGGCGCGGGGATATCGGGCCtcgcggcggcgcaccggctGTGCGGCGCGGGCGGGGACAGGTtcgaggtggcggtggtggaggccggCGACCGAGTCGGCGGCCGGATCCTCACGTCCGAGTTCGCCGGCCACCGGGTCGAGATGGGCGCCACGTGGGTGCAGGGCGTCGTCGGGAGCCCCGTGTACGCTCTGGCGCGCGACGCCGGCGCgctcggggaggaggagggtcgTGGTCTCCCGTACGAGCGCATGGACGGCTTCCCCGACCGCGTGCTGACCGTCGCAGagggcggcgaggtcgtcgacgcggACACGGTGGCTGGCCCGATCGAGGAGCTGTACAGGGGCATGATGGaggccgcgcgcgccggcgaggctggtggtggaggcggcgtggAGGAGTACCTGCGCCGTGGCCTACGGGCGTACCAGGCGGCGCGgtctgccggcggcggcggcggcggcggcaaggagcTTGAGGAGGTGGACGAGGCGCTGCTCGCCATGCACATCAACCGGGAGCGGACCGACACCTCCGCCGACGACCTCGGCGACCTCGACCTCACCGCCGAGGGCGAGTACCGCGACTTCCCCGGCGAACACGTCACGATTCCCGGCGGCTACTCCCGCGTGGTCGAGCGCCTCGCCGCTGCGCTCCCGCCCGGCACCGTCCGCCTCGGACTCCGTCTCCGCCGTCTCAAGTGGGGCGGAACCCCTGTCCGCCTCCACTTCGCGGAtggcgcgccgccgctcaccgccgaCCACGTCATCCTCACGGTCTCGCTGGGCGTCCTCAAGGCCAGCCTCGGCAACAAGGACACCGCCGGCGTTGGCGCGGCCGCCATCGCCTTCGacccgccgctcccgcctttCAAGCGCGAGGCCGTCGCGCGCCTCGGCTTCGGCGTCGTGAACAAGCTGTTCATGGAGGTGGAGGCCGTGGCGCCATCGGAACCGGAGGACGTCGCCGGcgtgcagccggcggcggcgggcttccCGTTCCTGCACATGGCGTTCCGGGGACACGTGTCCAAGATCCCGTGGTGGATGCGCGGCACGGAGTCGATCTGCCCCGTCCACGCGGGCTCCACCGTGGCGCTGGCGTGGTTCGCCggccgggaggcggcgcacctcgAGTccctccccgacgacgacgtcaTCCGCGGGGCCCACGCCACGCTGGACTCCTTCCTCCCGGCGGCGCCACGGTGGAGGGTGAGGAGGATCAAGCGGAGCGGGTGGGCCACGGACCCGCTCTTCCTCGGGTCATACAGCTACGTGGCCGTCGGATCGAGCGGCGACGACCTCGATCGCATGGCCGAACCGCTGCCACGTGGgccagacgccgccgccgacgagcggccgccgtcgccgcggctgCTGTTCGCCGGCGAGGCGACGCACCGCACGCACTACTCAACGACGCACGCCGCGTACCTGAGCGGCGTGCGCGAGGCTAACCGGCTGCTGCAACACTACCGCGGCGGAGCGAATCACACCACGTAG
- the LOC4327827 gene encoding pathogen-associated molecular patterns-induced protein A70 translates to MDVAADATAWPPGWSLVRGYFSPATLFLLLNVVIGTIALTSRASHRRRQHHHDEHYKAQHHHDHHDEPQRCHDQYAPPPPAPLERTSSVMERLRSFGLYRFRSGDFPPEYNLSAAGANAICDESEKQQAQYTRSRSEPAARPAPPPVEKRGKAENAAAAGAARAKVAVKKSSSSEVRKLERAPAQAQRQVLQVQRAQPPPPRAPAPAPARAVKSAAREEVETAQVGLATASSVDARADDFINKFREQLQLQRLNSLLNYNEMLNRGT, encoded by the coding sequence ATGGACGTCGCGGCAGACGCGACAGCTTGGCCGCCGGGGTGGTCGCTGGTCCGCGGCTACTTCTCCCCGGCGACGCTCTTCCTCCTGCTCAACGTGGTCATCGGCACCATCGCGCTCACCTCCCGCGcgtcccaccgccgccgccaacaccaCCACGACGAGCACTACAAGGCACAGCACCACCATGACCACCATGATGAGCCGCAGCGCTGCCATGATCAGTACGCTCCACCGCCACCCGCGCCGCTCGAGCGCACGTCGTCGGTCATGGAGCGGCTGCGCTCCTTCGGCCTCTACCGCTTCCGCTCCGGCGACTTCCCTCCCGAGTAcaacctctccgccgccggcgccaacgCCATCTGCGACGAGAGCGAGAAGCAGCAGGCGCAGTACACCCGGAGCCGGTCGGAGCCTGCTGCtcggcccgcgccgccgccggtggagaAGAGAGGCAAGGCGGAgaacgctgccgccgccggcgccgccagaGCGAAGGTGGCGGTCAAGAAGTCGTCGAGCTCGGAGGTGAGGAAGCTGGAGCGCGCCCCGGCGCAGGCACAGCGGCAGGTACTGCAAGTGCAacgcgcgcagccgccgccgccgagggcgcCGGCCCCGGCACCGGCACGCGCCGTGaagtcggcggcgagggaggaggtggagaccgCGCAGGTTGGGCTCGCCACCGCGAGCAGCGTGGACGCGAGGGCGGACGACTTCATCAACAAGTTCCGggagcagctgcagctgcagcggcTCAACTCGCTGCTCAACTACAACGAGATGCTCAACCGCGGCACGTAG